One region of Manis pentadactyla isolate mManPen7 chromosome 9, mManPen7.hap1, whole genome shotgun sequence genomic DNA includes:
- the C9H11orf97 gene encoding uncharacterized protein C11orf97 homolog → MWAQQRLSSEAGRRHKRGMKRKAFALAWELRAERVRGRERPQSPWQPGTPRDPGRLRQSGGGCMRLEDSVVATAGPAPETGCGGEQPRPPAGQGCGARGEPGGGGPQDSRQQRKKFLYCEPHKRIKEVLEEELYIKRDECHIKNPPTVALEGIWSIKRNLPVGGLKPGLPSRNSLLPQAKYYSRHGGLRR, encoded by the exons ATGTGGGCGCAGCAAAGGCTCTCCAGCGAAGCTGGCAGGAGACACAAACGAGGGATGAAGCGGAAGGCCTTTGCATTGGCCTGGGAGCTGCGCGCGGAGCGCGTCCGCGGGCGGGAGCGTCCGCAGTCACCGTGGCAACCGGGGACGCCTCGCGATCCGGGCCGCTTGCGGCAGAGCGGAGGAGGCTGCATGAGGCTGGAAGACTCGGTGGTGGCGACCGCGGGCCCGGCGCCTGAGACGGGCTGCGGCGGGGAGCAGCCTCGGCCGCCCGCGGGGCAGGGGTGCGGGGCGCGAGGGGagcccggcggcggcggcccgcAGGATTCCCGCCAACAGC GGAAGAAGTTTTTATACTGTGAGCCACATAAGAGAATTAAGGAAGTACTGGAAGAAGAGCTTTATATTAAGAGAGATGAATGCCACATTAAAAATCCACCTACAG TTGCCCTGGAAGGGATCTGGAGCATTAAAAGGAATCTCCCTGTGGGAGGCTTGAAGCCCGGACTGCCAAGCAGAAACAGTTTACTGCCACAAGCCAAGTACTATTCGAGGCATGGAGGGCTGAGAA GATAA